The proteins below come from a single Mya arenaria isolate MELC-2E11 chromosome 8, ASM2691426v1 genomic window:
- the LOC128242989 gene encoding uncharacterized protein LOC128242989, with the protein MAGIRRVAQGSACKDWCWTINNYTREDCESLETVDVQYICYGREIGASGTTHLLGFMQLKKRVRLTALKKIAPFGKAHLEQRRGTAQEAKDYTSKDDETTWVERGYMTEQGVGQLKNLTDMALKGHDAEDLYEQDGGCYVSHKRKIDEAVGAIKQCQEKKRLKTAMREGNVELKTWQDWAVDHLEVLQFHQPSEGLHIQYHGQPDNIPSGGDGQIDPL; encoded by the exons ATGGCTGGAATTAGACGTGTTGCTCAAGGTTCTGCGTGTAAAGATTGGTGTTGGACAATTAATAATTACACTCGTGAGGATTGTGAATCATTAGAAACCGTGGATGTTCAGTATATATGCTACGGACGGGAAATCGGCGCTAGTGGGACCACCCACTTACTGGGGTTTATGCAGTTGAAGAAGAGAGTACGTCTCACAGCTCTTAAGAAGATTGCTCCTTTCGGGAAGGCACACTTAGAACAGCGACGCGGGACTGCACAAGAGGCGAAGGATTACACAAGCAAGGATGACGAGACCACCTGGGTAGAGAGAGGCTACATGACAGAACAGGGGGTAGGCCAGTTAAAGAACTTAACCGACATGGCATTGAAAGGACATGACGCCGAAGATCTCTACGAGCAAGACGGGGGCTGCTATGTATCCCACAAGAGAAAAATCGACGAAGCAGTTGGAGCAATAAAGCAATGCCAGGAGAAGAAACGCCTGAAGACGGCTATGAGAGAGGGCAACGTCGAACTTAAGACTTGGCAGGACTGGGCA GTGGACCATTTGGAAGTACTCCAGTTTCATCAGCCTTCAGAAGGTCTACATATTCAGTATCACGGGCAGCCAGATAATATTCCATCTGGGGGTGATGGTCAAATAGACCCATTATGA